The genomic stretch TTCGCCCCAACTGACGACGCCGACCTGGACCGGGCCATCAGCGCCAGTGATGAACAGCGGGCCGCCGCTGTCGCCGTTGCAGGCATCGCGCACGCCGCTGGTGGTGCCGGCGCAGATCATATTGCTGGTCAGCGGGTCGGTCATGTCGGCGGCGATGGCGTTGGCGGCGGCATCGATGCCCTTTTCCGAATAGCGCATGCGGTGGGACAGATCGCCAAGGGCTGCCTTCAGATCATGTGCATAGATGGCCTTGATGCCGCTGTTGCAGGCCTTGTTCGGCTGCAGATCGAGGTCGGCGACCATCAGCGTGGTCGGGAACGTCCCGTCCTGCATCTTGCCCCAGCCGGTGACGGTGGTTTTGCCGGTGTCGGGGGTCGCCTCGTGGGTAAGCTTGATGGTCGGCGCATCGGCCGTATCCGCAAGCCGGAGCAGGCCAAGGTCGTTGTCGAGCGTCTGCTCGCTATAACCCTCGTTGACGATGACCTGCACCACTTTGTGGCGCTTGCCTTCGCTGAGGTCGGTGGCGCCCGTCAGCACGGTGACCGAATCCGGCGAGATCGGCTTGCCCTTGTCGTTGAGGCAGTGCGCCGCCGTCAGCACCCATTGCGGCGCGATCAGGCTGCCGCCGCAGAATTGCGCATTGGCCTGCGAGGCGGGATTCTCGTCCAGCCTGGCGGAGGTGAGCAACGCAACCTGGAAAGGATAGGCGCCCTTTTCAGCTTGGTTGCCGCCATAGACCCGGTCGGCGCCCTCGGGGTTTTCCGCCGCCGCCTTGGCCCTGGCATCGTTCACCCGCTGCATCGGCGAGACCGCCGCTTCGGGCCTTGCGGTACTTTCATCCGCCTGGCCGGTGTTGATTGATACAAAGCCAGCGGCAATGCCAAGCAGCGATGCGGCAGCGATTGGTCCGAACCGATTTGTGATGTGCACCTGAACCCTCCTGAGACAATTCTCCCGCGCAGATCGACGCCGGGCATTGTGCAAGGAGGTGCTGCCGGTTCAGCGATCCGCACGCGTGCCGTATCGAAATGGCGCGCGATCGGTCACAAAACCGAAGCCCACTTTTGCTAACCGTGCCCGCGAGTAGAACCCGCACAAAATCCTATAGCCCCCCACGGGCTACGTGGAAGCGATTTGTCATTGCCAATCTAGGATTATTTTAGGCAGTATGTCGCGATGGGGTCTTTTGGCGGGGGCTTAGATTGACCGTGGCAAACAACGAACCGGTGCGTACGCCGATTGCCTTAACCATTTTTTCGCTACCACCACGATCTCGACAATATTTCTGTATTTTGATCCAGTCCTTGCTGACTTTTGGGAGAGTCTCACCATGACAAAACTGACAAACGTTATGATTGCGTCCGCATTGCTTTCCACCGCAATGTGGACGGTCCCGGTTTTCGCCGCCGACCCTGGTTCCGCCAGTGCCGGTAATGGCGAAAGCATGCGGGACATATCTTCAGGCGACTTCAAGGCTGGCCGGGCAAGACCGATCACGACACCGAAGCTTACTGACGAAGACAGCCGCGCCGCGCCGCTCACCGACGAAAAAACGGCTGTGAAATCCTATGGCATCGTCGGGCGTTCCGCCGATGGCAAGGTGATCAAGATCGAACCGAGCGAAGCGCTGCGGGAGATCATCATCAAGGAACTGAATGCGCCGGCCAATGGAGCTGAAGGTGGCCCGCGCAAGACCGAGGATCCCGGGCTTGGCGAAGGCGAAGCCGGCCGCCAGGTTTTCGGCACCGACGATCGCGAGCAGGTCAAGAACACCAAGACCTATCCTTTCTCGGCAATCGGCTATCTCGAAGCCAAGTCGAAGACCGGCTACGGCAGCTGCTCGGCGACCCTGATCGGCCCGCGCACCGTGCTCACCGCAGCACACTGCCTCTACAGCCATGAGGACAAGGACTGGCTCTCAGACTATCTGTTCGTGCCGGGCCTCAACGGCAGCACCAAGGATGACGCACCGTTCGGCGCCTTCACTTATGAAAGTGCTTATGTGCTGCAAGGCTTCATCGACAACTACCAGGGCTATTATGGTTCGGTCATCCCGTGGGATCTCGGCATCATCACGCTGAAGCAGGATGTCGGCACCAATCTCGGCTGGCTGGGCTACGCCAACTATGACGATCTCGGCGACTTCACCGCCAACCTCGTCGGCTATCCCGGCGACAAGCCGATGGGCACGATGTGGAAAGCGAGCTGCGAAGTGAAAGCCGAGAACATCGCCCCGGAATATTTCCAGTATGACTGCGATACGTTCCCGGGGTCGAGCGGCAGCTCGGTCTATGCCTACGACAACAACTCCAAGCAGCGCATCATCACCGGCGTCAACGTGGCGGAAAGCCCCGAGGCGAACACCGCCGTGCGCCTGAACGCCGCCAACATCCAGTGGATCAACAGCCTGTACAAATAATCCGGGCTGAATTCGCAGAGAATGCAAAGGCGGCGGGTCAATCCCGCCGCCTTTTTCGTGCCGATCCTTCCGCTTGCACGAGGCAGGCACCGCGACTACGCTTGGCTTGCCAAGGGGTTGGCATCCAAAGGGGTTTTCGGGATGGCGCGGGCAAGGTCATTGTTCGGGGTCGCGGCCGCATCGATGCTGGCCACGCTGATGCTTTCAGTGGCCTTTGCCGATGCCGCCGCTGTCGGCGGTGCCTGGGCGGAACGCGTGCAGATACTCTATCAGCCCGATACGCGCTCGGTGCTGCGCCGGACCGTGCGCGTCTGGGACTTTCATCCGGAAAAGAACCTCGACTTCGTCTGGGAGCCGGCGGCTGGCCAGTCGCCCGATAAGACGATCGCCGAGGATGGCACCATCAGCGGCAAGGGCAGGCTGGTGTGGCGGGTGCGCGGCTCGGCGAGCTATGACCCGAAGACCGTCTACTCCAGCTATTTCGGCGACGTCAGGAACGGCCGGCCCGATGGGCAGGGTCGGCTCGAGTTGCGCTCGGGCGAGGTCTTCGATGGGCATTGGCTTGGCGGAGCACTCAACGGGAAAGGCATCCATGTAGATGCCGACGGCAATCGCTATGAGGGGCAATTCGTCGATGGCATCCCGAATGGCGAGGGCCGGCTGCTGTCGAAAACTGGCGAGATCTTTGCCTGCTCTTTTGTCGATGGCCTCAAGAACGGCAAGGGCCAGACCCGGCTCACCGGCGGCACGGTCTATGAATCGCAATGGGTGATGGGCAAGGAGGTCAGCGGCTCGCGCCCGGACGTTCTGGCCGATGCCAGGGTCGGCGGCCTTCTCAAGGCGCAGGCCGGCGGCGGTGATGCCGACAAAGTCCAGATCGGCGTCGTGGTCGACCAGCGCATGACGCAACAGGCCGACATGCAGTACCAGCATCTAGTGCGCGACGAGGACATCGCGATCTATCCGCAGGCGGAGGAGGACAATGACAGCTGGAACGGCACCGGCCAGATCACGACCAGCAATGTCTTTGGCCGCAAGGACTGGGACGAGGCGCCGGCCTTCGCCGAGGTCGACCTCAAGACGACAGACCAATCCAAAGTCAAGCTCGACCGCCTGGAAATGAAGGTTGCATCGAGCGATGCCTACCGCAAGCCGATGCTGTCGATATCGGAGCATTTCGGCTGTGTCGGCTTCCGGCCGGATTTCTCGATCATCAACAATGGCTGGGGCGACGCCAAGGACATGAAGATGTCCATCCAGTTCACGACGGTGGACGAGGATGGCAACCCGACCGGCCAGCCCAGCCGCATGTTCAGCAAGGACATTGGCAGTTTCGGCGAGGGCGTCGACGTGTCGATCAAGAGCGTGCTCACCGAAGCCGGCGTCGATACGGCCAGCCTGGAAACGGGGCGTTTTCCCTGCCCTTCGGTGGACAGTCTCAATGTCTGCCGCAGCCAGCTGACCAACAAGATCAAGTTCGGCGAGGTCGCCGACTATCTCGGCAATATGCAACAGGCGATGACGCTGAATGCGATCGGCAAGTTCGATTATTTCTGGGCGGATGACGAAGGTCATGTCTATCAGAAGAGCGAGCCGTTCCGCGCCTCGGTGAGCATGGCGGTTTTCGAGACCCCCGAATCGATGGCCGAATGCGGCGATGGCGGCGGGGGCACACCGGAAGCGATGCGCTACCAGAACATCGAGTTCCCGATCGGCAAGCACGACTACACCATTGCAATGCCGGTGCGCGGCAACAGGAACGTCAGCGCCTACACGGCGCGGCTGAAAATGTGGTCGTCGATGTCGTCGGTCCACAGTTTCAGCATCGCCGCGCATTTTGCCGACGGCAGCGTGCGCGAGAGCAAGCCGGTGACCTTCTTCTATTTCAAGCCGAAGCGGTCGCTGTTCGAGACCAAGACCGAGCCGGCGGCCTGCTATCTGCCGCGCGATATGGCCGGCTGCGGCTAGGCTCTCCTACTTGCGACCCATCTCGAAATAATTGGGCAGCGGAATGAGCCTGGTGAAGATCGTCCCTTGGGCGAAGACACGCAGTTCCAACATCGATCCTGACGACCTTTCTGCGCTCTGGTCGAACAGGAAATTGCCGAGCGAATAGACCTCCGCGACATCGCCGCCGGCAAGCGGGACGATGGCCTCGCTCGACACATGCGGATGGCCGCCGACGATCGCCGAGACGCCGCGCAACCGCATCTCATCGGCAAGCATCTGTTCGCGCGGCGACGGTTCGGTCTTGTATTCGCGGCCCCAATGGACGAAGGCGACCACCGGCCGCTGCCCATTCTCATGCAGCAGCCGGTCGAGCAGAGCAGGGGTCAACAGGTCGGTGTTCTTTGAGCCGTTGGTGTCGATGTCGGTTAGGCCGACGAGATCGAGATCGGCAAGCGCCAGCGTCTCGCCCTGGCCGAAATGCGGGATGCCTGCCTCGTTCAGGGCGCGCAACGTCTCGGCATAGCCTGACGCGCCGAGATCATAGGCGTGATTGTTGGCAAGGCCGACGCCGGCGACGTGCAGCCGCTTCAGCATGCTGGCAGCGAGGTCTTCCGGCATGGCCAGCGTCATATCGTCGATCGCTTCCGGCACATTGGGCAGGATGACGCCTTCGAGATTGATGATTAGCGGCCGCGATCCGGTCAGCGCTAGAATGCTGTCGACGATCTTGTCGGCAACGCCGTCGCGGACCAGGATTTTCTTCATGGCACGGCCGAAATTCACGTCACCAGCGAGATAGTAGATCCTGTCCTTGGGCCGTGTCGGGTTGTTGAAGCCGGGACCGAAGGCACCGAACAGCGCCACGACATAGCTGGTGGTCCGCTCGACATAGTCGGACGTGTGTTCCTGCGAGTTCTCGTTGGCGACGACCAGCGGCTGGGCGCCGAACAGTTCGCGCTGCAGCCTCGTCTGGATGTAGAGCGCGCCGACGGAATCGGCATGATCCGGCTGGCGCAAGCCCGCTATGCCGTCTAGCGATCCGGCGGCCAGCATATTCAGCGTCTGCTGATCGAAAAGCCGGGAGTCGTGCTGCGGCAGATAGTGCGAAAAGTCGGTGGATTCGACGATCAGCGTGTCCTGGTCGACGATCGGTTTGAGCGCCTCGGCCAGCCTGTCCCAGTCGCCGCGCTTCGCCTTGACCGACATCGCCACCGGCACGATTTTCGCCTCGGGGAAATAGTGGTGGAGGAAAGGCAGCATGGCACGCACGCCGTGCTCCTTGTCGAACAGGCAGGATTCTTCGACCATGTCTCCATGTGCCTCCAGAAGGCGCACGGCATCGGTGTCGGCTGTAACCGGGCCAAGTACTGTGTCGAAGCCGCGCGCCGCGGTGGCGTAGAGCTTGTGCGTCTTGTGGAAATGGTCCGGCGACAGGATGACGATGCGCTTATAGCGGAAGCCGGATGCCGCGCGGAAGCCGAGTGCCACGAGGTCGGCGGCCAGCAGATGATGCGGCACGGTGATGCCGGTCAGCCGCTGGTTGGAAGGCTGGATAGTGGCGACGCTGGCGATGGCATTCTTGAACAGCGTCGCGTCGTCATAGAAGGGCGGGAAGTTTTCGCTGCCGGGCGGGCAGACGATCGGGGCGGCCTGTACCGCGCCGCTGACAATCAGAGAACAGACGACAATAGTCAGCAGACGAGCGATCACGGCTCAGCCAACACAATGTTCTCCACGCCGCCGACATAGTAGAACGGCTTCTGCTTCGACGACGTCAGCCGAACCACTTCACGCGAAATGAAATCGGCGAGCCCGAACAGCGTGACGCCGCCATCCGAGGTTCTTGCCTTTCCACGCAAACCTTCGAGGATCGAATAGGTGAAGACGCCGTGGCCGAGTTCGGGCAGCTCGGCGGCGGTGTTGTTGGCGGCGGTGGCGGAGAACACGACGATGCGTGCGTCCTGCGCGTCCTTTTCCAGGCGCGGATTGAAGGCGTTGGCGGCATGGCAGGTGTCGAGCAGCATGAAGCGCATGCCCTTGGCCCGCTCGACCGATTTCTGGATATCACCCCAGTCGACAAGCGAAGAGCGCTTCCAGCGGTCGGCATCCTGTTTGCGACCATCGGTCGGGATGAAATAGTAATCCTCATCGATGTTGATGCCGTGGCCGGCGACGAAGATGATGGTGGTGTCGTGCTCGCCGGGTTTGTCGAGGAAATCGGCGAGCTGGTCGTCGATCGTGTGCGAGTCCGGCTCCATGATGTTGTCGGCGCTAGCGACTGTGTAAGTCTGCTGCGCCTTGTCAGGGCTCTCGTCGAGAGCCTCGCGGTTGACCAGAACCAGCGTCTCCATCGATGAGAACAGCGGCGCCGATTTCTGTGCAACCACTTTGAGGAATTCGGTGGCATCGTCGACGGGGTAGCGCAGGTCGCAGGCGTGGCCGGAGCAGGCGTCGGTCAGGAACGGATATTTGTCGACGCCGATGACCGCGACATAGAGCTTGCCCTTGGCCTCGGCCTTGTCGACCTTCCTGGCCAGCGCCGTCACGCTGCGCTCGGTCAGGTAGCCAAATTCATTGGTGCCGGTGATACGGATGGTGTTTTCGCCATTCTCGACCGGGATCTCGACGATTGTCTTGTTGCCGTCCGCCGAACGCGTGGCAATGTCGCCGACATTGCGGCTGTTCGACAGGATCGAGAAGCCGGCGACATCGGCGCCGGCCTCCTTGGCGCCTGTGATCTCGACGGCGACATAGCCATCGCGTACCTTGCTCTGGTCGTCGGCCAGCCGAATGCCGAATTCCGGCGGCTTGCGCTGCAACAGCTTCTGCAACTCGTTGTCGACGCCCGGCCGCATCTCCTTGACCGCCTGTTTGGCACTGCGCAGGATTATGGCGCGGCGAACCATTTCCGGGCTCCAGAGATATTTCTTCAACTGGCCGGCGCGGATGAAGCGGCCTTCATGGTCGCGGCCTTGGTTGACCTGCCAGCCGATCAGTTTGTCGCCCTCGTCGGAGGAATAGTAGTAGCCCTGCGGCATCCAGGCGATCCATTGCGAGCCGGCAAAGAACATCGACACGATCAGCTCGTGCGTCTTCAGGTTCCACAGCCTCAACGTCTGGTCGGCGCTGCCGGTGACCAGAAGACCGGCTTTCTGCGAGGCGACCATGGCGTTGATTTCGCCGGTATGGCCGGTGAATTCGCCGGAAACCCTGGCGGTCGCGGCCTTGTATTCCAGCAACGTGCCGTCATTGCCGCCGGTGATCAGGCCAAGCCCGTTATCGATAAGCGTGAAGGCGGAATGGACAAAGCCGTTGGTGGCGTCGTTCTCGATCGAGCGTACCACCTTGCCGCCATTGGCGATCTCCAGCACCGCGTTTTCCAGTGCGTCCCTGCCGCCTTGAGTGGCGTGCAGCGACCACTCACCGTCGGTCAGCGCGGCGCGGGCAAACGAGCCCGGCTCCGTCAACGGCTGCGGATCCTCGAAGAACCGCTCGGTGGTGGGCAGCTCCAGCCTCTTGTCCAGCGCTCCCATCTGTTCCGGGCAAGCGACGCGCTCGGGACAGGGGTTGGCATTGCTCCAGGCGATGATACCGTTCGCCGCGTCGATGCCGATGGCAGTCACCGGCTCCCCCACTCCTTGCAGCAAGGCCTTGCGTTCCCCCGTCGCCGGGTCCCAGACCTG from Mesorhizobium sp. NZP2077 encodes the following:
- a CDS encoding trypsin-like serine protease, whose product is MHITNRFGPIAAASLLGIAAGFVSINTGQADESTARPEAAVSPMQRVNDARAKAAAENPEGADRVYGGNQAEKGAYPFQVALLTSARLDENPASQANAQFCGGSLIAPQWVLTAAHCLNDKGKPISPDSVTVLTGATDLSEGKRHKVVQVIVNEGYSEQTLDNDLGLLRLADTADAPTIKLTHEATPDTGKTTVTGWGKMQDGTFPTTLMVADLDLQPNKACNSGIKAIYAHDLKAALGDLSHRMRYSEKGIDAAANAIAADMTDPLTSNMICAGTTSGVRDACNGDSGGPLFITGADGPVQVGVVSWGEGPADGSAACGHKDAYGIYTRLANYGGWIEAKMKTPAPAPEKPKAGLGTAQKPKTP
- a CDS encoding serine protease; translation: MTKLTNVMIASALLSTAMWTVPVFAADPGSASAGNGESMRDISSGDFKAGRARPITTPKLTDEDSRAAPLTDEKTAVKSYGIVGRSADGKVIKIEPSEALREIIIKELNAPANGAEGGPRKTEDPGLGEGEAGRQVFGTDDREQVKNTKTYPFSAIGYLEAKSKTGYGSCSATLIGPRTVLTAAHCLYSHEDKDWLSDYLFVPGLNGSTKDDAPFGAFTYESAYVLQGFIDNYQGYYGSVIPWDLGIITLKQDVGTNLGWLGYANYDDLGDFTANLVGYPGDKPMGTMWKASCEVKAENIAPEYFQYDCDTFPGSSGSSVYAYDNNSKQRIITGVNVAESPEANTAVRLNAANIQWINSLYK
- the amrB gene encoding AmmeMemoRadiSam system protein B encodes the protein MIARLLTIVVCSLIVSGAVQAAPIVCPPGSENFPPFYDDATLFKNAIASVATIQPSNQRLTGITVPHHLLAADLVALGFRAASGFRYKRIVILSPDHFHKTHKLYATAARGFDTVLGPVTADTDAVRLLEAHGDMVEESCLFDKEHGVRAMLPFLHHYFPEAKIVPVAMSVKAKRGDWDRLAEALKPIVDQDTLIVESTDFSHYLPQHDSRLFDQQTLNMLAAGSLDGIAGLRQPDHADSVGALYIQTRLQRELFGAQPLVVANENSQEHTSDYVERTTSYVVALFGAFGPGFNNPTRPKDRIYYLAGDVNFGRAMKKILVRDGVADKIVDSILALTGSRPLIINLEGVILPNVPEAIDDMTLAMPEDLAASMLKRLHVAGVGLANNHAYDLGASGYAETLRALNEAGIPHFGQGETLALADLDLVGLTDIDTNGSKNTDLLTPALLDRLLHENGQRPVVAFVHWGREYKTEPSPREQMLADEMRLRGVSAIVGGHPHVSSEAIVPLAGGDVAEVYSLGNFLFDQSAERSSGSMLELRVFAQGTIFTRLIPLPNYFEMGRK
- a CDS encoding caspase family protein, which gives rise to MGKAGIPVRLMRACRWLAMAAALVTASFARAEDAPDFHLDLDTGGHTARIADLAFTPDGEDIVSASDDKTIRVWDWQSGVTLRTIRGYLGNGSDGKIFAVAVSPDGKTIAAGGYFGASLGDKPPYGDIRLFDFASGKITAVLKAADYATYDLAFSPDGKTLAAGGADGVVYLWKPDDKATSGWTLDKKLDADSWHIDKLAFAAAGTRLAATTTDNGIRLWDVAKGEEIALPDEAKPLRDISVMALATSQDGSLFATGSKDGQVQLWRAADGTLVRTMPRQDFLIGSLTFAKGSRLIASCGYRCADKHRSIVWNTDSGEKLLDYAGHDGTVYASAANADGSLVATAGGTRNAVQVWDPATGERKALLQGVGEPVTAIGIDAANGIIAWSNANPCPERVACPEQMGALDKRLELPTTERFFEDPQPLTEPGSFARAALTDGEWSLHATQGGRDALENAVLEIANGGKVVRSIENDATNGFVHSAFTLIDNGLGLITGGNDGTLLEYKAATARVSGEFTGHTGEINAMVASQKAGLLVTGSADQTLRLWNLKTHELIVSMFFAGSQWIAWMPQGYYYSSDEGDKLIGWQVNQGRDHEGRFIRAGQLKKYLWSPEMVRRAIILRSAKQAVKEMRPGVDNELQKLLQRKPPEFGIRLADDQSKVRDGYVAVEITGAKEAGADVAGFSILSNSRNVGDIATRSADGNKTIVEIPVENGENTIRITGTNEFGYLTERSVTALARKVDKAEAKGKLYVAVIGVDKYPFLTDACSGHACDLRYPVDDATEFLKVVAQKSAPLFSSMETLVLVNREALDESPDKAQQTYTVASADNIMEPDSHTIDDQLADFLDKPGEHDTTIIFVAGHGINIDEDYYFIPTDGRKQDADRWKRSSLVDWGDIQKSVERAKGMRFMLLDTCHAANAFNPRLEKDAQDARIVVFSATAANNTAAELPELGHGVFTYSILEGLRGKARTSDGGVTLFGLADFISREVVRLTSSKQKPFYYVGGVENIVLAEP